The Tenebrio molitor chromosome 5, icTenMoli1.1, whole genome shotgun sequence genome has a segment encoding these proteins:
- the ich gene encoding ichor, which yields MSAVDPPLGHHRLMATMKYPNVPGGPNMAVSGNGSHVDEVDSLFTSSCWQNSNINLQNDFIDTHSLALDSSMSNLGADKLLLDSPISQDDNEIETDALDKLFLSSQPTNASLAELKPLPPFTGYTANLSINGIQGHHYHTISQRIPEENNNSYNSYNEQNIVSSSTCNVSADSAGDCGKTMYSVDEVVKLGYADCANPDSVSSAKMYEECSHPAAADSVTHIKTEIAEYDISIDFANIIGSAMADTTVPSSNQEGEDPTGSRDSWMDIDAFIGETCGEQQKNLIITQDGLSEFVIPCTNSEYTKPQQMPPQQGGSTLQTLLTHGYMPLLQNRLQNGPPIKQEAPSSTNFGSDLITTSSPPANVVSTTDNLLLTVNGRFMPQYGVHGLDQDHRIRSPDLLGQNYPHTTTTNTPNAPKKTRSRAQKKQQAQQQASSTVFQAEQNLGLLGKEKPVHRCHICNRGFLNKSNIKVHLRTHTGEKPFRCDTCAKAFRQKAHLLKHQQIHKRIGRD from the coding sequence ATGAGCGCGGTCGACCCACCCCTTGGCCACCACCGTCTAATGGCAACAATGAAATATCCCAACGTACCCGGTGGACCCAACATGGCAGTCAGCGGCAATGGTTCACACGTTGACGAAGTCGATTCCCTCTTCACCTCATCTTGTTGGCAAAACTCCAACATCAACCTCCAGAACGATTTCATAGACACCCACTCGTTGGCTTTGGACAGTTCGATGAGCAACCTCGGTGCCGACAAGTTACTTTTAGACTCTCCAATTAGTCAAGACGATAACGAAATCGAAACGGACGCTCTAGACAAGCTTTTCTTAAGTTCTCAACCCACCAATGCCAGTTTAGCCGAACTGAAGCCCCTTCCACCCTTCACGGGGTACACGGCCAACTTGAGTATCAACGGTATCCAGGGCCATCATTACCACACGATATCCCAGAGGATCCCGGAAGAGAACAACAACAGCTACAACAGCTACAATGAACAGAACATTGTCTCTAGTTCGACATGCAATGTTAGTGCGGACTCCGCGGGTGACTGTGGTAAAACGATGTACTCGGTGGACGAAGTGGTCAAGTTAGGTTACGCGGACTGTGCCAACCCCGACTCAGTGTCTAGTGCGAAAATGTACGAGGAGTGCAGCCACCCCGCCGCCGCCGACTCCGTCACGCACATCAAGACGGAGATCGCCGAGTACGACATCTCGATAGACTTCGCCAACATCATCGGTTCGGCCATGGCGGACACGACGGTCCCGAGCAGTAACCAGGAAGGGGAGGACCCGACGGGCTCGCGGGACAGCTGGATGGACATCGACGCCTTCATCGGGGAGACCTGCGGCGAACAGCAGAAGAACCTCATCATCACCCAGGACGGCCTCTCGGAGTTCGTCATCCCATGCACGAACTCCGAGTACACCAAGCCCCAGCAGATGCCGCCCCAACAGGGCGGCTCCACCCTGCAGACGCTTCTCACGCACGGCTACATGCCGCTGCTGCAGAACCGCCTCCAGAACGGGCCCCCCATCAAGCAGGAAGCGCCGAGCTCGACGAACTTCGGCAGCGACCTGATCACCACCTCCAGTCCCCCCGCCAACGTCGTCTCCACCACCGACAACCTCCTCCTGACGGTCAACGGTCGCTTTATGCCCCAGTACGGCGTCCACGGCCTCGACCAGGACCACAGGATCAGGAGTCCAGATCTCTTGGGGCAGAACTATCCGCACACCACCACGACCAACACTCCCAACGCGCCGAAGAAGACGCGGAGCAGGGCCCAGAAGAAGCAGCAAGCCCAGCAGCAGGCCAGCTCGACGGTCTTCCAAGCCGAGCAGAATCTGGGCCTGCTGGGCAAAGAGAAGCCGGTTCATAGATGTCATATTTGTAATCGCGGATTCCTCAACAAGTCCAACATCAAGGTGCATCTGAGGACTCACACGGGGGAGAAACCTTTCAGATGCGACACTTGCGCTAAGGCCTTCAGGCAGAAAGCACACTTGCTAAAGCATCAACAGATACATAAGAGGATCGGCCGCGACTGA